The following are encoded in a window of Roseimaritima ulvae genomic DNA:
- a CDS encoding carboxymuconolactone decarboxylase family protein, with translation MSRIPQISPATATGTTAELFAAVKGKLGMVPNMMQAIGNSSAALNAYLQFSGSLAGGSLSNQQREQIALAVGEANHCDYCLAAHSALGKMAGLSPEQIRDARRGQAVASESDALLRFAAKLVSDRGHVTNEDLQALRSQGFSDSDITEVVANVALNIFTNYFNHVADTDIDFPQAECLACDAA, from the coding sequence ATGTCTCGCATCCCTCAAATCTCGCCTGCAACCGCCACGGGTACGACCGCTGAATTGTTTGCCGCCGTAAAAGGCAAGCTCGGTATGGTTCCCAACATGATGCAAGCGATCGGTAATTCGTCGGCTGCCCTGAACGCTTACTTGCAGTTCAGCGGCAGCTTGGCAGGCGGCTCGCTCTCGAACCAGCAACGCGAGCAGATCGCGTTGGCGGTCGGTGAAGCGAATCATTGTGACTATTGCCTGGCGGCGCATTCGGCGCTCGGCAAGATGGCCGGGCTCAGCCCCGAGCAGATTCGCGACGCTCGTCGCGGCCAAGCGGTGGCCTCGGAAAGCGACGCGCTATTGCGGTTCGCCGCCAAGCTGGTCAGCGATCGTGGCCACGTGACGAACGAAGATCTGCAAGCGTTGCGCTCCCAGGGTTTCAGCGATAGTGATATTACCGAAGTGGTGGCGAACGTCGCATTGAACATCTTCACCAACTACTTCAATCACGTCGCCGATACCGACATCGACTTCCCCCAAGCCGAATGCCTGGCTTGCGACGCCGCTTGA
- a CDS encoding nuclear transport factor 2 family protein, translating into MPNTLSLTPPFNLDSALAKVRAAEDAWNSQNPQRVAQAYSLDSVWRNRDQFVRGREQIERFLCTKWQRELDYRLAKSLWAFSEHRIAVRFQYEYRLADGSWYRAYGNENWEFDADGLMRRREASINDVAIAAKDRKFTWAPGTPRPASGFEIDDVR; encoded by the coding sequence ATGCCCAACACACTTTCACTCACGCCTCCCTTCAATCTCGATTCCGCGTTGGCCAAGGTTCGCGCGGCTGAGGACGCTTGGAATTCCCAAAACCCCCAGCGTGTCGCGCAAGCCTATTCGCTCGACTCCGTCTGGCGCAATCGCGATCAATTCGTCCGTGGACGTGAGCAGATTGAACGCTTTCTGTGCACCAAATGGCAACGCGAACTCGACTACCGGCTGGCGAAGTCGCTATGGGCTTTTTCCGAGCATCGCATCGCGGTGCGATTTCAGTACGAGTATCGACTGGCTGACGGTAGTTGGTATCGGGCTTATGGAAACGAGAACTGGGAGTTTGACGCGGACGGACTGATGCGGCGCCGCGAGGCGAGCATCAACGATGTGGCGATCGCAGCCAAAGATCGCAAATTCACCTGGGCCCCTGGAACGCCACGGCCGGCCAGTGGTTTTGAAATCGATGACGTCCGCTAA
- a CDS encoding sigma-54-dependent Fis family transcriptional regulator: protein MHIEKQAVFGDPKAILLAISGQHHLPELLPLAVRLLAPDPRVALARIWLRRPPLESDCGRCRMAAECHHRDNCLYLVASYGHALHGQDPHWEGTNGAFRRMPLGVRKIGHIASSGETVQIDDVSTDLRWIVRPEWVRDEQIRSFFGLPLRYHNETLGVLALFSREAMEDSCREWLRMIADHLAAAIANARSLDEIERLKARLQQENEYLREEVAVASFGELVGNSPALQMISQQIDLVAPTDSSVLILGESGTGKELIARELHRRSNRSDRPLIKVNCAAVPRELYESEFFGHSKGSFTGAVRDRAGRFELADGGTLFLDEIGEIPLDLQAKLLRVLQEGELERIGEEQTRRLDVRVIAATNRNLREEAAEGRFRQDLFYRLSVFPIELAPLRERVQDIPLLAEHFLTRFARQLGRKPLKLTLANVQRLQRYAWPGNVRELQHVLERAVIISTDGKLRFNLPEERPSDRLRSAQPSNAARTDQVLSDQEVRSFEKENIRRALSASGGKVYGSGGAAERLGLKPTTLLSRMRAFGIQARP from the coding sequence ATGCATATTGAGAAGCAGGCGGTTTTCGGCGATCCGAAGGCGATCCTGCTGGCGATTTCCGGCCAGCACCACCTGCCTGAGCTTTTGCCGTTGGCCGTGCGGTTGCTTGCGCCTGATCCCCGCGTGGCTTTGGCTCGCATCTGGCTTCGGCGACCGCCGCTGGAATCGGACTGCGGTCGCTGCCGGATGGCGGCCGAATGCCATCACCGAGACAACTGTTTGTATCTGGTCGCCAGTTATGGGCATGCCTTGCACGGCCAAGACCCGCACTGGGAAGGAACCAACGGAGCCTTCCGCCGGATGCCGCTGGGGGTACGGAAAATTGGTCACATCGCATCGTCCGGTGAGACGGTCCAGATCGACGACGTGTCCACCGATCTGCGATGGATCGTCCGCCCGGAGTGGGTACGCGATGAACAGATCCGCTCCTTCTTTGGCTTACCGCTGCGGTACCACAACGAGACCCTGGGCGTGCTGGCCTTGTTTTCGCGCGAGGCGATGGAGGATTCTTGCCGCGAGTGGCTGCGGATGATCGCCGATCACTTGGCGGCAGCGATTGCCAATGCCCGCTCACTGGATGAAATCGAAAGACTCAAAGCGCGACTGCAGCAAGAGAACGAATACCTGCGCGAGGAAGTGGCGGTGGCGTCGTTTGGTGAACTGGTGGGCAACAGTCCCGCGTTGCAAATGATCAGCCAGCAGATCGACTTGGTGGCGCCGACGGATTCGTCGGTGTTGATTCTTGGCGAAAGCGGGACGGGTAAGGAGTTGATTGCCAGAGAACTTCATCGTCGTAGCAACCGTTCGGACCGCCCCCTGATCAAGGTCAACTGCGCGGCGGTACCACGCGAACTGTACGAGAGCGAGTTCTTCGGTCATTCCAAAGGCTCGTTTACCGGAGCGGTGCGGGATCGCGCCGGTCGCTTCGAACTGGCCGATGGTGGGACTTTGTTTCTGGACGAAATCGGCGAGATACCGCTCGACCTGCAAGCCAAACTGCTGCGGGTATTGCAGGAAGGCGAATTGGAACGCATTGGTGAAGAGCAAACGCGACGTCTGGACGTGAGAGTCATCGCGGCCACCAACCGCAACCTGCGTGAAGAGGCAGCCGAGGGACGATTCCGTCAAGACTTGTTCTACCGGCTGAGCGTGTTTCCTATCGAGCTGGCACCGCTGCGCGAGCGGGTCCAAGATATCCCCTTGCTGGCGGAACATTTTCTAACACGCTTCGCTCGGCAGCTGGGACGCAAACCGTTAAAGCTAACACTGGCCAACGTCCAGCGTTTGCAGCGATACGCTTGGCCCGGCAACGTCCGCGAGTTGCAACATGTGCTGGAACGAGCCGTGATCATCTCCACCGACGGAAAGTTGCGATTCAATTTGCCGGAGGAAAGACCGTCGGACCGGTTGCGATCGGCCCAGCCGTCAAACGCTGCGAGAACCGACCAAGTGTTGAGCGACCAAGAGGTACGCAGTTTTGAGAAAGAAAACATCCGCCGCGCCTTGTCGGCCAGCGGAGGCAAGGTGTACGGCAGCGGCGGCGCCGCGGAACGACTCGGTCTAAAACCCACCACACTGCTGTCAAGAATGCGAGCCTTCGGCATCCAGGCCCGCCCGTAG